GTGTTTTAGGTATTAATGAAGACCCAGTAACGATAGAAAATATTGAAAAAAATATAGTAGAAACCGCCTTTCAAGAAGGTTGGATTGTAGCAAATCCTCCAAAAGTAAGAACCGAAAAAACAGTAGCTGTTATTGGTTCTGGACCTGCTGGATTAGCTGCTGCACAACAATTAAATCGCGCAGGACATACCGTTACTGTTTTTGAACGAGACGAAAAAATTGGCGGTTTATTACGTTATGGCATTCCAGATTTTAAAATGGAAAAAACCGTGATTGACAGACGTGTTGCTGTTTTAGAAGGAGAAGGTATTATTTTTAAAACCAATGCACATGTTGGTAAAAACATAGACGCCAATCAACTTAAAGACGACTTTGACGCTGTTGTGTTATGTGGAGGTGCTACAGTAAGACGAAGCATTCCTATACCTGGAGGAGACTTAAAAGGCGTGACTCAAGCTATGGATTTCTTAAAACTAAATAATCAATACGTGGATGGTATAGTCGATTTTAAAGACGTTATTTCTGCTAAAGGAAAAGACATTATTGTTATTGGCGGTGGAGATACCGGAAGTGATTGTATCGGAACGTCTAATCGTCATGGCGCAACCTCTGTGACTAATTTTGAAATTTTAAGCAAACCTTCTGAAGGTCGCCCTGCAAATCAACCTTGGCCTTATTGGCCTATGAAGTTAAAAACAACTTCGTCGCACCAAGAAGGTGTCGAGCGTTTTTTTAGCATTTCAACTAAAGCGTTTATTGGCGACAAAAAAGGAAACCTAAAAGGCTTAAAAACGGTTGAAGTAGAATGGATTTTTACACCAGGTGAAAGACCTCAACTTAAAGAGGTTCCAAATACCGAAAAAGAATGGAAATGCGACATCGCATTATTAGCACTTGGTTTTACAGGCGCTGAAAAAACACTAGCAGACCAATTTGGCTTAAAAATGGACTTTAGAACCAATATTGAAGCTACAACAAAAGATTACAAAACAAACATCCCTGGCGTTTTTGCAGCTGGAGACATGCGTCGTGGACAATCGTTGATTGTTTGGGCTATTTCTGAAGGAAGACAGGCAGCGTATCATATAGACACGTATTTAATGGGAGAATCCTGTTTACCTTTAAAGGATGACAGCGATTTACCTCGGGTTTAATACATGGAAAAACGATTAATCTAAAAAAGAAAACTATTTGATACAATTAGGAAGATTGCTTCGTTCCTCGTAATGAATCACAACACGTCATTACGAGGAGGCACGACGAAGTAATCTGTTTAATAAAAGCAAGAAAACTCTTTAAAACAAAAATTTTACAAAAATTAGAGAGATTGCTTCGTTCCTCGCAATGACGCAATTAATACTAATCTGGATACTTCCCACTAATCCCATCCAAACACAAATTACCAATACTACCAATATGCGTGTGTTTTTTAGAGGTATCTGGTACATAAGTTCCACTTTCAACTTCATCTCCAATTTTTTGATACGCTTCTCTAAAAGGCATACCTCCCACAACCAATGTATTAATATTATCTACCGTAAATAAGTATTGATACTTAGCATCATTCAAATCAATGTCTTTTACAATGACTTGCTGAATGGCGTAATTAAAAATATCTAATAAGTCTTTTACATCTTCAATTGCTGCAATTATATTTTCCTTTAATAACTGAAAATCTCTATGGTAACCACTTGGTAAATTATTAGTAATTAACACCATTTCAGTATGCAAAGCTTGTATTTTATTGGCTTTTCCTCTAATTAATTCAAACACATCTGGATTCTTTTTATGTGGCATAATACTGCTTCCCGTCGTTAGCTCATCCGGAAAGGCAATAAAGCCAAAATTCTGACTATTATACACGCAAATATCCATTGCAAAACGCGCTAAAGTATTACACACGCTCCCTAAAGCTAAAGCAATAGTACGTTCGCTTTTCCCTCTACTCATTTGCGCAGCAACAACGTTGTATTTTAAAGTTGAAAACTTTAATTCTTTTGTGGTTAATTCTCTATCAATAGGAAACGAACTTCCGTAACCCGCTGCAGAACCTAACGGATTTTGATCTACGGTTTTCAAGGCTGCATTTAACAAGTAAACATCATCTATTAAAACCTCAGCATAAGCAGAAAACCACAATCCAAAGGAAGATGGCATAGCTACTTGTAAATGCGTATAACCAGGAAGTAAAGCGTCTTTATGCGTTTCCGCTAAACTTAAAAGCGTATCGAAAAAGATTTTTGTTTTCGCGTTAATTTCTTTTAAATTCTCTTTGTAGTACAATTGAAGCGCAACTAAAACTTGATCGTTTCTAGATCGTGCGGTATGGATTTTCTTTCCGACGTCACCTAAGGTTTTAGTCAGTTCATATTCAATTTTAGAATGCACATCTTCAAAGGATTCTTCAATAACGAAGGTTCCGTTTTTTATAGTTTCCGCAATAGCGTGTAAACCATTTTTAAGCTGTTGCAGTTCTTCCGAAGAAATAATGCCAATAGACTCCAACATTATTGCATGCGCTAAAGATGCTTGCACATCGTACTTTGCAATATGCATATCAATTTCTCTATCGTTTCCTACGGTAAATTGTTCTATTTTTTTATCGATACTTATTCCTTTGTCCCAGAGTTTCATAATTTGATTTTTTATTGTCATTGCGAATGAAATGAAGCAATCTCATGATGAGATAACTTCGTCATTCTTCCTCGTTATGACGTTTGCTACAGTACTTTTTCTAATAATTCAATATATATTTTAATCCCTTCTTCAATCTCATTCACGTAAATAAACTCGTCAGCGGAATGCGATCTTGTACTATCTCCTGGTCCTAATTTTAATGACGGACAAGTTAAAACCGCTTGATCCGACAAGGTTGGCGAACCGTAAGTGCTTCTCCCTATTTCTATTCCTGCAATAACCAATGGATGATCGATTGGAATAGAGGATGAATTTAATTTTATACTTCTCGGAATAATACTATCACAAAGCGCTTCCTTTTGTAAAATATCCACAATCTCTTGGTTGGAATATTTATCGTTTACACGAACATCCACAACCAGTTTTACATCTGCAGGAACTGCATTATGTTGTTTTCCTGCGTTAATTTGAGTAACCGTTAATTTCACTTCCCCTAAAGCTTCCGAGGTTTTATCGAAGGTGTAATTTTTAAACCATTCTAATACCGAAATCGAATTATAAATCGCATTATCGGCATTTGGATGTGCAGCATGACTAGGGGTTCCTTTTACGATTGCATCAAAAACCACCAAACCTTTTTCGGCAACAGCCAAATTCATCAAGGTAGGTTCTCCAACAATAGCGACATCTACTTTTGGAATCACAGACAGCATACTATTCAATCCGTCAGGACCACTACTCTCTTCTTCCGCAGAAGCGACAATCACCAAATTAAAATTCAGGTTTTCTCTGTTATAAAAATACGCAAAGGTTGCCAGCAAACTCACCAAACAACCTCCAGCATCATTGCTACCTAAACCATATAATTTACCATCCTCAACAATCGCTTTAAAAGGATCTTTGGTATAGCCATTATTTGGTTTTACCGTATCGTGATGCGAGTTTAACAATAGCGTTGGTTTGCTATCGTCAAAATGTTTATTCGTTGCCCAAACGTTATGTTTCGTTCTTTTAAAAGGAATATCCTGTTGTACAAACCATTGCTCAATATGCGCGGCTGTTTGATCTTCTTCCGAAGAAAAGGACTGCGTTTCAATGAGTGTTTTTAACAGCTGAATTGCTCTTGTTGTTAGTTTTTCTATCATTTGGTAATGGTTGTGTGTTTATTATTTTTTCGGAAAAGCATTTGGGATTTACCAATACAAACTTTTTGTACCTGATGGTTTATCGCATGAAAACAGTTGTTTAATTTTGGAAGCATGCCTTCATAAATAATTCCGTTTTCGATTAGTGAAGGGTAGCTTTTTGTGTTGATATTTTCGATAACAGAATCGTCATTATCGACATCTTCTAAAACCCCGTTTTTTTCAAAACAGTAATATAATTCCGTGTTATAAATAGACGCAAAACCAATTGCTAATTCGGAAGCAATCGTATCTGCATTGGTATTTAATAATTGTCCGTTTTTATCATGTGTAATCGCACAAAACACAGGACTCACATTGTTATTTAAAAGCAATTCTAACGTCTCTGTATTTACTTTTACAACATCGCCAGCAAAACCATAATCGATAGGCTCTGATGGTCTTAAATCTGAAACTATCGTGTTGCCATCCGCTCCAGAAAAACCAATAGCATTACAATTGTGGGCTTGTAATTGTGCTACTATAGTTTTATTGATTTTTCCAGCATACACCATTGTAATAATATCTAAAGTCACTTGATCGGTTACTCGTCTTCCATCAATCATTTTAACCCCAACTTGCATTTGTTGCGTTAATTTGGTTGCTAATTTTCCACCACCATGCACTAGAATTTTAGGTCCATCTATAGTCGCGAATGCTTTTAGGAATTGCTGTAAGGCATCATCATCATCGATGATGTTTCCTCCAATTTTTATGATTTTTAGTGTTTTCATGCTTATTCTTATTTTGATGTGATACTGAAATGAATTCAGCATGACGTGACGGGTTAACATCAACTTGTTACTTACTTTAAAACCTCAGTCGTCAAGCTGAACTTGTTTCAGGGTCTCATTATTTACTAGTTGTGTGATGCTGTAATGAAATCTGTTTGACTATGTAATCTGTTTCAATTAAAAGATTGCTTCAATCGTTCCTCATTCGCAATGACGTTTACAATTCCTCCAGAATCTGCTTCAAAACAATTTGCGCAGCAAAAGTCCTATTATTTGCTTGTTGGATAACCACTGATTGCTCACCATCCAAAACCGCATCTTCCACAACCACATTACGTCTTACAGGTAAGCAATGCATAAATTTTGCATTACCCAACTTCGCTTTTGTCATCATCCAATTCTCATCCTGACTAAGCACTTTTCCATAGTCTTTATAATTACTCCAGTTTTTCACATAGACAAAATCGGCATCTTTTAAAGCCTCTTCTTGATTGTGATTTATTGGTGTTTTTCTCGAAATTGCTTCACTCAATTCATAACCTTCCGGATGTGTAATGGTTAAATCGACATCCATATTTTGCATCATTTCTACAAACGAATTTGCAACCGCTTGTGGCAATGCTTTTGGATGTGGCGCCCAAGACAAGACTACTTTTGGTTTCGCTTTTTTAGATAATTCAGTTATAGTAATAGCATCTGCTAATGCCTGTAAAGGATGAGCAGTTGCACTCTCCATATTTACAATTGGCACTGTTGCGTATTTTATGAAACTATTCATTACAAATTCAGACTCGTCTTTTTTCTTATCTGTTAAACTTGGGAATGCTCTTACAGCAATCACATCTCCATATTGCGAAATCACTTGCGCAGCCTCTTTAATGTGTTCTGAGGTGTTTGCATTCATGATTGTTCCATCTTCAAACTCTAAGTTCCAAGCGTCATTTACGTTTAAAATCATCACATCCATTCCTAAGTTTTTTACAGCCTTTTCTGTACTTAATCGCGTTCGTAAACTGGAATTAAAAAACAGCATGACTAATGTTTTATGTTTTCCTAAATCTTCGAATTTAAAAGGGTTCTTTTTTAGTAAAATCGCGTCGTTTATAATTTCTTGAAGATTTGATATGTCTTTTATTTCGGTGTATTTTTTCATGTTAAATAGGTCTCGACTGCGCTCGACCAGACAACATAAATGTCTCCTCGAGAGCACTCGAGAGGTTTAAGTTGTTATCTTTTTTAATTCCTTTTTTAAAGCCTCAAAAAGCAAATCGACATGTTCTTTTTTGATGGTTAAAGGCGGAAGAATTCGTAATAAATTAGGATTCTTCGCACTTCCTGTAAATATCTTATGTTCAAAAATTAGCTTTTTACGTAGTTCAGCTATCGGAAAATCAAATTCCAATCCTAACATTAAACCACGTCCTTTTATATTTTTAATTGACGAAATTCCTTTTGCTTTTTCAATAAAATAGGCTGAGATATCTTTAGCATTTTGCATCAAATGCTCTTCTTCAATAACTTCTAAAACCGTCAAAGAAGCTACACAAGCTAAGTGATTTCCGCCAAAAGTGGTTCCTAATAGACCAAAAGAAGCTTTAATATTTGGATGAATTAAAATCCCACCAATCGGAAACCCATTTCCCATACCTTTGGCAATCGAAATAATATCTGGAGTCACATTATATTTCTGAAACGCGAAGAAATCGCCAGTTCTTCCAAAACCAGATTGTACCTCATCTGCAATAAAACACGTATTGTATTTTTTGCATAGTTCATCCAAAGCTTCGTAGAATGCAGCAGTACTTTCGTCCAACCCTCCAACACCTTGAATACACTCAATAATTACTGCACAAACATCGTTTTTAGCTAGTGCTTTCTCTACACCTTCTAAGTCTCCTAATTCTAGAATCTCAACCTCTTGTTGTGCGTTAATTGGCGCAATAATCTTCGTATTATCTGTTGCCGCAACTGCTGCTGATGTACGACCATGAAAGCCATTTTTAAAAGCAACTACTTTTTTCTTTCCGTTATGGAATGATGCTAATTTCAAAGCATTCTCATTGGCTTCTGCACCAGAATTACATAGAAACAACTCGTAGTTTTTACAACCTGATAATTGCTCTAATTTGTCCGCTAATTGCACTTGTAACGGGTTCTGAATCGAGTTGCTATAAAACCCTAATTTGGCGACTTGATCAGAAATCGCAGTCACATATTTTGGATGCGAATGTCCAATAGAAATCACCGCATGTCCACCATATAAATCTAAATATTTGGTATTGTTTTCATCGTAAACAAAAACATCTTCTGCCTTTACAGGTGTGATATCGAATAAAGGATACACGTTAAATAAACTCATATCTGCTCTTCTTTAATGTTACTAATCTTGTTAAACGAGGCAATCATACCTTGTATTAAAGACGAACTCAATCCTTTGTGTTCCATCTCATTCAAACCTTCAATCGTACACCCTTTTGGCGTGGTTACACGATCTATTTCCTCTTCTGGATGATTCCCATTGGTAATCAATAAGCTCGCAGCGCCTTCACTAGTATACATCGCTAATTCTTGTGCTTCTTTAGCATCAAACCCTAACTGAATAGCAGCTTGTGTTGTCGCTCTAATTAAACGCATCCAAAACGCAACACCACTCGCGCAAACCACAGTGGCTGCTTGCATTTGACTTTCCGGAATACTTAACGAATGTCCTAAACGGTTAAAAATAGCCTCAGCGATTTTAATACGTTTTGCACCTTGCACATTACTACACAAACACGTCATGGATTTACCAACTGCAATCGCAGTATTCGGCATCGCACGAATAATAAATTTATCTGCTCCAACTTGCGCTTCAATCTTAGGAATTAGAAAACCTGTAATGGTCGAAATCAAGACGTGCTTCTCTGTTAATTCTGGCTTAATGTCATTCAATATTTGCTCAAAATGCGCTGGTTGCACTGCAGAAATGATGATATCAGATTGCCTTACAGCTTCGGTATTATCCGTCGTTAAATGCACATTTTTATACCCCTCAAATTCTTGAATGCCCTCTAGATTTCTTTTCGTTAGATACAAAGTGGTAATCGCATTGTTGGTTATTAATCCTTTTGCGATGGATTTCCCTAAGTTTCCTGTTCCTATAATTGCTATTTTCATGTTCTATCTTTTTTTGTCATTACGAAGGAAATATGACTGAAGTAATCTCTATAAACAGATTGCTTCGTTCCTCGCAATGACAGTGTGTTAAAAATAAGTCGCTTTCAATTTTAATCCTTCTGTTTCATCAAAACCAAACATTAAGTTCATGTTTTGAACAGCTTGCCCGGAAGCGCCTTTCAATAAATTATCAATAATGCTTGTCACCAATAATTTGTCTTCATGTTTATGTAAATGAAGAATACACTTATTGGTATTTACTACTTGTTTTAAATGAATCTCATCATCCGAAACTACAGTAAAAGCAGCATCTTTATAAAATGCGTTATACAATGCTTTTGCATCTTCCAAGCTTCCTTTAAACTTAGTATACATGGTTGCGAAAATTCCTCTTGAAAAATCACCACGATTTGGCATAAAGTTGATATCAGAATTAAAGTTAGATTGCAACAGTTTCACCGATTGATTAATCTCTCCTAAATGTTGGTGTGTAAAAGCCTTATAATGCGAAAAGTTATTATCTCGCCACGTAAAATGAGTAGTTGCAGATAATGATGTTCCTGCTCCTGTTGCTCCTGTAACTGCATTAACGTGTACATCATTTTGCAAAACTTCAGCTTTAGCTAAAGGCAATAATGCTAACTGAATAGCAGATGCAAAACACCCTGGATTTGCAATGTAATTCGCTTTTTCAATCGCTTCTTTATTTAATTCCGGCAAACCATAAACAAACGTTTTTCCTTCAAAAATGGCGTCTTTAGTTAATCTGAAATCATTACTTAAATCGATGATTTTAGTTTCAGCAGAAAAGGTGTTTTTCTCTAAAAAGGCTTTAGAATTTCCGTGACCTAAACACAAAAACAACACGTCTACTTTTGAGTAAATTTCACTTGAAAACTCCAAATCTGTACTACCAATTAAATCTTGGTGTACTTTATATATCTTATTTCCAGCATTAGAGGTACTGTAAATAAAATTGATGTTTGCTTTTGGATGATTTAACAACAATCTAATAAGTTCTCCAGCTGTATAACCTGCTCCTCCAATAATTCCTATTTCTATTTTTTTCATTACAACTTGTCTTTCAGACCTGTCAGGTTTTAAAAACCTAACAGGTCTCACTCAATTAATTATTTACTTGTTGATAAATCTTATTTTGGTTTCCTACAATTTTGATAAACCCTTTAGCTTCTTCAGCCGTCCAACCTTTATTTTCTTCGCCATAACTTCCAAACTTCGCATTCATTAAATCATGCTTAGAACTGATTCCGTCTACAGTAAAATGGTATGGTTTTAAGGTCACAAAAACATCTCCCGACACTTTGTCTTGGCTGCTTTGTAAAAAGGCTTCCATGTTACGCATTACAGGGTCTAAATATTGCCCTTCATGCAAATGCATTCCGTAGAAATTTGACATATAATCTTTGTGCTGTAATTGCCATTTTGTTAGTGTATGCTTTTCTAATAAATGGTGTGCTTTTATTATCACCAAAGCAGCAGCAGCTTCAAAACCAACACGTCCTTTAATACCAACTATTGTATCTCCAACGTGAATATCTCTACCAATTGCATACGCAGACGCCAGATTGTTTAACACTTCAATATTTACGTCTGATGCGTTTTCAATTCCATTAACAGCAACCAATTCTCCTTTTAAAAAGGTTAATGCAACTTTCTCTTCTTCCGCATGTTTTAATTGCGAAGGATAAGCACTTTCTGGTAATGGTTTTTCTGATGTCAATGTTTCTTCTCCACCAACACTAGTTCCCCAAAGTCCTTTATTAACAGAATACTTTGCCTTTTCCCAAGAAGCTTCAATACCGTTTTCTTTTAAGTAATCAATTTCTTGTTGTCTACTTAAACTTCCATCTCTAATGGGCGTGATGATTTTAATATGTGGTGCCAACGTTTGAAAAATCATATCAAAACGTACTTGATCGTTTCCTGCTCCTGTGCTTCCGTGTGCGATATATTCGGCATCAATACTTTTTGCATATTCGATAATTTCGATTGCTTGAATAATACGTTCTGCACTTACAGATAAAGGATAGGTGTTGTTCTTTAAAACATTTCCGAAGATTAAATACTTAATCACTTTATCATAATACGATGCAATAGCGTCGATGTTCTTATAGGTCGACACGCCCATCTTGTAGGCATTTGCTTCGATGGTTTGAATTTCTTCATCAGAAAAGCCACCCGTATTTACACTTACCGCGTGCACATCATATCCTGCTCTACTTAAACTTACTGCGCAATAGGATGTATCTAATCCACCACTATATGCTATTACTAATTTTCCCTTTCTGTCACTTTGTGACATCTTTCCCGAAGGGAAAACATCATCGGATTTATTCGCTTTTTTCATTCTTTTCTTTTTTAAGGAACATGGATTGCTTAATATTTTTCAATCTGGTCCATACTTTTTTATCATGATTATTTGCTACTGGTTTTGTTGCTTCCTTTTTCAAAGGATCATACAACATACCTGTACATAAGCACATTTTTTGCTCTGTTCTTGTCAAAACATCAAAGTTTTTACAGGTCTGACAGCCATTCCAAAAGGATTGATCGTCTGTTAATTCTGAAAACGTAACAGGTTTATAACCTAAATCACTATTCATTTTCATAACTGCTAAACCCGTAGTAATACTAAATACTTTAGCCTCCGGAAACTTGGTTCTAGAATGCTCGAATATTTTCTGTTTGATCTGCTTAGCTAAGCCAATGTTTCTAAAATCTGGATGTACAATTAATCCAGAATTGGCTACAAATTTGCCATGACCCCATTGTTCGATATAACAAAAGCCTGCAAATTTATCGCCCTCTAAAGCAATAACAGCATTACCATTTTCCATTTTGGTAATAATGTATTCAGGCTTGCGTTTTGCAATACCAGTTCCTCTAACTTGAGCAGCATCAGCAATAGTATTACAAATAATATCTGCGTAAATACTATGTGATTTATCAGCAATAACAATTTCCATTGTAATTGAATTTTAAATTAAAAAATGTGATAATTTTTGTTTTTGAAAGCAGAACCGGACTCACCTTAGTTCTATAAATAGAAGTACACCCTAAGGGCGACGACGGAAAATTGGACGTAGGGTTATCCTGTTATTATTTCTAATAACTGTATTTAAAAAAGGAAATATTTGTGTTGAATTGTTCACTGTCTGAAAAAAAATAAAAACTATTAACTAAAAAGCTTGAAGTATGCGTATTAGCGACGTCGTCTGCGTAATAGCAAACTTGTGGGTCTTTCGTTTTTATTTAGTGTTGTAAACATGGTGTAAAACTATAAATTAATTTAATACAAACTAGTAAAACATTCAATTAGTGCAATTTTTTATGAAATCATTATTTTCAAGCCTAATAATTATATAAATCTCACTATTAGGCGTTTCTGACTTGAAAAATTATAAAATATAATCTGTACTTACAAAGTTTGATGCTCTAGATTCTAACAATTCTTTTAAAATAGCATTGTTATACTCGTTATCTTTTGAAGCTACAAACGTCCGTATTGAAAAAGAACGTAACGCATCATGCACACTTAACGTTGCAACTGCAGAATCTTTACGCCCTGTAAACGGATATACGTCTGGTCCACGTTGACAAGAACTGTTTAAATTAACACGACAAACTAAGTTTACTAACGTATCTATTAAAGGCGCCAACGTTTTTACGTCTTGCCCGAATAAACTGACTTGCTGCCCGTAATTAGAAGCAGCCATATCATCTAAAGGTTCTTCAATATCAGTAAAAGGAACAATAGGAATAACAGGTCCAAATTGTTCTTCCTGAAAGACACGCATATCTTTAGACACTGGATATAAAACCGCTGGAAAAATGTAGTTTTCTGTCGTTTCTCCTCCTTTTGCATTAATGATACTAGCTCCTTTTGCAGTCGCGTCATCAATTAACTCTTGTATATAGGCTGGTTTCCCAGGCTCAGGTAATGGTGTTAATTTAGCACCATCCTCCCAAGGATTACCAAACTTAAGCGCATCTACTTTCGCTGAAAAGCGCTTATTAAACTCTTCTACAATATCTTGATGAACATACAATACTTTTAACGCTGTACAACGTTGCCCATTAAAAGAGGTTGCCCCCGCGATACACTCGTCTATCGCCAAATCCAAATCGGCATCTTTTAAAACAACTGCTGGATTTTTAGCTTCTAAACCTAAAACCAAACGCAGTCTATTACTTTTTGGATGTTGATTTTGTAATGCATTTGCAGAAGTACTATTTCCTATCAAAGCCAATACATCGACTTTTCCAGACTCCATAATTGGAGAAGCCACAGTACGTCCTCTTCCATAAATAATATTAACGACTCCTTTTGGAAAACTAGTTTGAAACGCTTCTAGTAATGGTGAAATTAATAAAACACCATGTTTTGCTGGTTTAAAAATGGTTGTATTACCCATAATTAAAGCAGGAATCAATAGTGCAAAAGTTTCATTTAAAGGGTAATTATAAGGCCCTAAACACAACACTACACCTAAAGGTCCACGACGAATATGAGCATTTACACCTGCATTTTTTTCAAATTTAGCACTATCGCGGTCCATTTGTTTGTAATCTTCAATAGTGTCATAAATGTATTCCACCGTTCTATCAAATTCTTTTTCCGAATCTGGTAAACTTTTCCCTATTTCCCACATTAATAACTTTACAACCTCCTCTCGCTTAGTTTTCATTTGCAATACAAATGTCTCCATGCATGCAATACGATCCACCACTTTCATGGTTGGCCATAAACCTTGACCTTTATTATACGCGACACATGCGGCGTCCAAAGCCGCTAATGCTTCCTTTTTACCTAATGTTGGAATAC
This portion of the Olleya sp. Bg11-27 genome encodes:
- a CDS encoding GNAT family N-acetyltransferase, translated to MEIVIADKSHSIYADIICNTIADAAQVRGTGIAKRKPEYIITKMENGNAVIALEGDKFAGFCYIEQWGHGKFVANSGLIVHPDFRNIGLAKQIKQKIFEHSRTKFPEAKVFSITTGLAVMKMNSDLGYKPVTFSELTDDQSFWNGCQTCKNFDVLTRTEQKMCLCTGMLYDPLKKEATKPVANNHDKKVWTRLKNIKQSMFLKKEKNEKSE
- a CDS encoding NADP-dependent glyceraldehyde-3-phosphate dehydrogenase translates to MKTPFSNIPEAFQITTLTSQTSYLVGGELMPWSGETSQVFSTISSTKDYKPTLLGSIPTLGKKEALAALDAACVAYNKGQGLWPTMKVVDRIACMETFVLQMKTKREEVVKLLMWEIGKSLPDSEKEFDRTVEYIYDTIEDYKQMDRDSAKFEKNAGVNAHIRRGPLGVVLCLGPYNYPLNETFALLIPALIMGNTTIFKPAKHGVLLISPLLEAFQTSFPKGVVNIIYGRGRTVASPIMESGKVDVLALIGNSTSANALQNQHPKSNRLRLVLGLEAKNPAVVLKDADLDLAIDECIAGATSFNGQRCTALKVLYVHQDIVEEFNKRFSAKVDALKFGNPWEDGAKLTPLPEPGKPAYIQELIDDATAKGASIINAKGGETTENYIFPAVLYPVSKDMRVFQEEQFGPVIPIVPFTDIEEPLDDMAASNYGQQVSLFGQDVKTLAPLIDTLVNLVCRVNLNSSCQRGPDVYPFTGRKDSAVATLSVHDALRSFSIRTFVASKDNEYNNAILKELLESRASNFVSTDYIL
- a CDS encoding argininosuccinate synthase, producing MSQSDRKGKLVIAYSGGLDTSYCAVSLSRAGYDVHAVSVNTGGFSDEEIQTIEANAYKMGVSTYKNIDAIASYYDKVIKYLIFGNVLKNNTYPLSVSAERIIQAIEIIEYAKSIDAEYIAHGSTGAGNDQVRFDMIFQTLAPHIKIITPIRDGSLSRQQEIDYLKENGIEASWEKAKYSVNKGLWGTSVGGEETLTSEKPLPESAYPSQLKHAEEEKVALTFLKGELVAVNGIENASDVNIEVLNNLASAYAIGRDIHVGDTIVGIKGRVGFEAAAALVIIKAHHLLEKHTLTKWQLQHKDYMSNFYGMHLHEGQYLDPVMRNMEAFLQSSQDKVSGDVFVTLKPYHFTVDGISSKHDLMNAKFGSYGEENKGWTAEEAKGFIKIVGNQNKIYQQVNN